From a single Nicotiana tomentosiformis chromosome 2, ASM39032v3, whole genome shotgun sequence genomic region:
- the LOC104089903 gene encoding NDR1/HIN1-like protein 1: protein MSVKECTHHKDRKQKLIRRLCAGILIFLFIVLLTILLIWAILQPKKPRFILQDATIFNFNVSAPNIFSTSIQVTIFSRNPNDNIGVYYEKMHVYANYHNQQITYYTQIPSVYQGHKDVNIWSPYVSSNNVPIAPYNGPDLKQDQQNGGVWLDFKIDGRVKWKVGTFTSGHYHLHVRCPAYVPFGNNPGDGGIIVGNNAVKYQLARSCDVSV from the coding sequence ATGTCAGTGAAGGAATGCACCCACCACAAGGACAGAAAACAAAAACTTATCCGGCGACTCTGCGCCGGAATTCTCATCTTCCTCTTCATTGTCCTATTAACAATCCTCCTTATCTGGGctattcttcaacccaaaaaacCCCGTTTCATTCTACAAGACGCCACCATCTTCAATTTCAACGTTTCCGCCCCCAATATCTTCTCCACATCAATCCAAGTCACAATTTTCTCCCGTAACCCTAACGACAATATCGGCGTTTACTACGAAAAAATGCACGTATACGCCAATTATCATAATCAGCAAATTACTTATTATACTCAAATTCCTTCAGTTTATCAAGGTCATAAGGACGTTAATATTTGGTCGCCGTATGTTTCTAGTAATAACGTTCCGATTGCTCCTTATAATGGACCAGATTTAAAACAGGATCAGCAAAACGGTGGCGTTTGGCTTGATTTTAAAATTGACGGTCGTGTGAAATGGAAAGTTGGGACGTTTACTTCTGGGCATTATCATTTACATGTGAGGTGTCCGGCTTATGTTCCGTTTGGGAACAATCCTGGAGACGGCGGAATTATCGTCGGAAATAACGCCGTTAAGTATCAACTTGCCCGGAGCTGTGATGTGAGTGTTTAA